From one Acidobacteriota bacterium genomic stretch:
- a CDS encoding PD40 domain-containing protein, protein MKNRLSLFALLLPVCLLFPSPLDAAGPDGPPEARLLRYPDAWGDFVVFTYAGDLWRAPIAGGAAYRLTTHAGQEVFPKISPDGKWIAFSAEYSGTRQVYVIPAWGGEPRQLTFYNDAGPMPPRGGFDDWVMGWTKDGKILVRMNRVPWNSRMGRYFVVDPKGGLETPLEIPEGGSASFSPDGTKLAYCPVDREFRTWKRTLGGRAQDVYVYDFASKASERVTDWKGTDNFPMWNGDTIWFTSDRDHTLNLFGYDVKTKKTRKATAFTDFDVLWPSLASDRSAIVFMNGGHVWRFDPKTEKAAKVAITLASDRAPLGTAWKDVKEFVRGASLSPSGARVILEARGDLFSVPAKDGQTRALTDTQGVRERAPAWSPDGKRFAYLSDATGEYEIWVRAADGSGEPKQVTKDGAPWKFDPAWSPDGKKLAYGDRRHRLRVLDVESGAIADVDTGTREDLDTYTWSPDSKWLAYEKSHPTRLPGIAVWSADTKKTSLLGDGLTRDHNPAFSADGKYLFFLSERDYPLVFSAYEFNYVYPRATRVYVAALAAGTPSLFPPKNDEEKGTDAKDKAEKDKTDKSEKDADKKKDEKPDRKDASPTVVDGDGFVLRTQALPGVPAGNYPEMAATADAVWYARGGDVDGGAAGRALYRFDLKERKEEKALDGVAGWELSRDGKRILYRAGSDWFVTDAKAAAKNGEGKLDLSGLKVKLDVAAETKQMWDDAWRIVRDWFYDEKMHGVDWAGLKKRYGALVPYVAHRADLDFLFGEIMGELEAGHTYVANGDEPKVPRVAGGMLGCEFAADASGRYRIAKVFAGENWDDGWRSPLTEPGVGVKEGTFLLAIDGRDLTTADNPYRLLEGKGGKLVSLLVSDKPAREGARTVQVRTITSEQNLRYLDWVKSRMAMVDRLSGGKVGYLHLPDTAQPGNRMLQKLFYSQASKPALLIDDRYNGGGFIPDRMIEVFSRKTLAFWARRGLESNRAPGFAHDGPKAMLINSYSSSGGDALPYFFRVNGLGPVIGMRTWGGLIGLSGGPSLVDGGAVQVPTFRIYDREGKWVVENEGVAPDIEVFDDAGSRVKGGDPTLEKGVAVLLKELEKPGAWKDPKAPVPPDMAAQKP, encoded by the coding sequence ATGAAGAACCGCCTGAGCCTCTTCGCCCTCCTGCTGCCGGTGTGCCTGCTCTTCCCTTCGCCCCTCGATGCCGCCGGGCCCGACGGCCCGCCCGAGGCGCGGCTCCTGCGCTACCCCGACGCGTGGGGCGATTTCGTCGTCTTCACGTACGCAGGCGACCTCTGGCGCGCGCCCATTGCGGGCGGCGCCGCGTACCGCCTCACGACGCACGCGGGGCAGGAGGTCTTCCCGAAGATCTCGCCCGACGGAAAGTGGATCGCGTTCTCGGCCGAGTATTCGGGGACGCGGCAGGTCTACGTGATCCCGGCCTGGGGCGGCGAGCCGAGGCAGCTCACGTTCTACAACGACGCGGGGCCGATGCCGCCGCGCGGCGGGTTCGACGACTGGGTGATGGGCTGGACGAAGGACGGAAAGATCCTCGTCCGGATGAACCGCGTCCCGTGGAACAGCCGCATGGGCCGCTACTTCGTCGTCGACCCCAAGGGCGGCCTCGAGACGCCGCTGGAGATCCCGGAGGGCGGCTCGGCCTCGTTCTCGCCGGACGGGACGAAGCTCGCCTACTGCCCGGTGGACCGCGAGTTCCGGACGTGGAAGCGGACGCTCGGCGGGCGCGCGCAGGACGTCTACGTCTACGACTTCGCTTCGAAGGCGTCCGAGCGCGTCACGGACTGGAAGGGCACCGACAACTTCCCGATGTGGAACGGGGACACGATCTGGTTCACGTCCGACCGCGACCACACGCTCAACCTCTTCGGCTACGACGTGAAGACGAAGAAGACGCGGAAGGCCACGGCTTTCACGGACTTCGACGTGCTGTGGCCGTCGCTCGCCTCGGACCGGAGCGCGATCGTCTTCATGAACGGCGGGCACGTCTGGCGTTTCGACCCGAAGACGGAGAAGGCCGCGAAGGTCGCGATCACGCTCGCGTCGGACCGCGCCCCGCTCGGGACGGCGTGGAAGGACGTCAAGGAGTTCGTCCGCGGCGCGAGCCTCTCGCCGAGCGGTGCCCGTGTGATCCTCGAGGCGCGCGGCGACCTCTTCAGCGTGCCCGCGAAGGACGGCCAGACGCGCGCCCTCACGGACACGCAGGGGGTGCGCGAGCGCGCGCCCGCGTGGTCGCCCGACGGGAAGCGGTTCGCGTACCTCTCGGACGCGACCGGCGAGTACGAGATTTGGGTTCGTGCGGCCGACGGCTCCGGCGAGCCGAAACAGGTCACGAAGGACGGCGCGCCGTGGAAGTTCGACCCGGCGTGGAGCCCGGACGGCAAGAAGCTCGCGTACGGCGACCGGAGACACCGCCTGCGCGTCCTAGACGTGGAGTCGGGCGCGATCGCCGACGTGGACACGGGCACACGAGAGGACCTCGACACCTACACGTGGTCGCCCGACTCGAAGTGGCTCGCCTACGAGAAGAGCCACCCGACGCGCCTGCCGGGGATCGCCGTGTGGTCCGCCGACACGAAGAAGACGTCTCTTCTCGGCGACGGGCTGACGCGCGACCACAACCCCGCGTTCTCGGCAGACGGCAAGTACCTCTTCTTCCTCTCCGAGCGCGACTACCCGCTGGTCTTCTCGGCGTACGAGTTCAATTACGTGTACCCCCGCGCGACGCGCGTCTACGTCGCGGCGCTCGCGGCCGGCACGCCGTCCCTCTTCCCGCCGAAGAACGACGAGGAGAAGGGGACGGACGCGAAGGACAAGGCCGAGAAGGACAAGACGGACAAGTCCGAGAAGGACGCCGACAAGAAGAAGGACGAAAAGCCGGACAGGAAGGACGCGTCTCCGACCGTGGTCGACGGGGACGGTTTCGTCCTTCGCACGCAGGCGCTGCCGGGCGTCCCCGCGGGCAACTATCCGGAGATGGCCGCGACCGCGGACGCCGTCTGGTACGCCCGGGGAGGAGACGTTGACGGCGGTGCGGCCGGGCGCGCCCTGTACCGCTTCGACCTCAAGGAGCGCAAGGAAGAGAAGGCGCTCGACGGCGTCGCCGGCTGGGAGCTCTCCCGCGACGGCAAGAGGATCCTCTATCGCGCCGGCTCCGACTGGTTCGTGACGGACGCCAAGGCGGCCGCAAAAAACGGTGAGGGCAAGCTCGACCTCTCGGGCCTGAAGGTGAAGCTCGACGTCGCGGCCGAAACGAAGCAGATGTGGGACGACGCCTGGCGCATCGTCCGCGACTGGTTCTACGACGAAAAGATGCACGGCGTGGACTGGGCCGGACTGAAGAAGCGGTACGGCGCGCTCGTCCCGTACGTCGCGCACCGCGCCGACCTCGACTTCCTCTTCGGCGAGATCATGGGTGAGCTCGAGGCGGGGCACACGTACGTCGCGAACGGCGACGAGCCGAAGGTGCCGCGCGTCGCGGGCGGGATGCTCGGCTGCGAGTTCGCGGCCGACGCGTCGGGCCGCTACCGCATCGCGAAGGTCTTCGCGGGCGAGAACTGGGACGACGGCTGGCGCTCGCCGCTCACGGAGCCGGGCGTGGGCGTGAAGGAAGGGACCTTCCTCCTCGCGATCGACGGCCGCGACCTGACGACGGCTGACAACCCGTACCGGCTCCTCGAAGGCAAGGGCGGAAAGCTCGTTTCCCTCCTCGTCTCGGACAAGCCCGCACGGGAAGGCGCGCGCACCGTCCAGGTCCGGACGATCACGTCCGAGCAGAACCTGCGCTATCTCGACTGGGTGAAGAGCCGCATGGCGATGGTCGATCGGCTCTCCGGCGGCAAGGTCGGCTACCTCCACCTTCCGGACACCGCGCAGCCGGGCAACCGGATGCTCCAGAAGCTTTTCTACTCGCAGGCTTCGAAGCCCGCGCTCCTCATCGACGACCGCTACAACGGCGGCGGCTTCATCCCGGACCGGATGATCGAGGTCTTCTCGCGCAAGACGCTCGCGTTCTGGGCGCGCCGCGGCCTCGAGAGCAACCGCGCGCCGGGCTTCGCGCACGACGGCCCGAAGGCCATGCTCATCAACTCCTATTCGTCGTCGGGCGGCGACGCGCTGCCGTACTTCTTCCGCGTGAACGGCCTCGGACCCGTCATCGGGATGCGCACGTGGGGCGGGCTCATCGGGCTCTCCGGAGGCCCGTCGCTCGTGGACGGCGGGGCCGTCCAGGTCCCGACGTTCCGGATCTACGACCGCGAGGGGAAGTGGGTCGTCGAGAACGAGGGCGTCGCGCCCGACATCGAGGTCTTCGACGACGCCGGCTCGCGCGTGAAGGGCGGCGATCCGACGCTCGAGAAGGGCGTCGCGGTCCTCCTCAAGGAGCTCGAGAAGCCGGGCGCGTGGAAGGACCCGAAGGCCCCCGTTCCGCCCGACATGGCGGCGCAGAAGCCCTAG
- a CDS encoding NAD-dependent malic enzyme produces MQLLQSPAWNKGTAFTAAERTRLGLHGLLPHQIETIDDQLVRAYEAFLAKRTPLGRHIQLRALQDTNEILFYRLLLAHIEEMLPIVYTPVVAEACQQFSHIYRRPRGLFIPYDMRDSISELLRNRPNPDVDVVVVTDGERILGIGDQGVGGLGIPIGKLTLYTLIGGVPPARTLPIVLDVGTNNEELLGDPQYFGFRQKRVSGEAYFEFVDQFVEAVKTELPGTLLQWEDFATPNARPLLNRYRDSLLTFNDDIQGTAAVALGALLAATRVAGRSLPEQTIVFLGAGSAAIGVADTLRAEMVAEGLSDAEARRRFWIVDVDGLLLDTRAGLAPEQRVYARAAEDVASWPRTHRGAVGLADVIGGVEATALIGLSTAAGAFTEAIVRAMAAKTPRPVIFPLSNPTARAEARPEDLIKWTDGRALVATGSPCPPAVLGGRAWIISQCNNVFIFPAVGLGVAAAGARRVSDGMLLAAARRLAELSPALTDPAASLLPPLGELRSVAVEVACAVAEAAVREGLAPAAAAAQLRAGVVARQWFPAYDEEP; encoded by the coding sequence ATGCAGCTCCTGCAGTCTCCGGCGTGGAACAAGGGGACCGCCTTCACGGCCGCCGAGCGGACGCGCCTCGGCCTCCACGGCCTCCTGCCGCATCAGATCGAGACGATCGACGACCAGCTCGTCCGCGCGTACGAGGCCTTTCTCGCCAAGCGCACGCCCCTCGGGCGGCACATCCAGCTGCGCGCCCTGCAGGACACGAACGAGATCCTCTTTTACCGCCTCCTCCTCGCCCACATCGAGGAGATGCTGCCGATCGTCTACACGCCGGTCGTCGCCGAGGCGTGCCAGCAGTTCAGCCACATCTACCGGCGCCCGCGCGGCCTCTTCATTCCCTACGACATGCGCGATTCGATCTCCGAGCTGCTGCGCAACCGCCCGAACCCGGACGTCGACGTCGTCGTCGTGACGGACGGCGAGCGCATCCTCGGCATCGGCGACCAGGGCGTCGGCGGCCTCGGCATCCCGATCGGCAAGCTCACGCTCTACACGCTCATCGGCGGCGTCCCGCCGGCGCGCACCCTTCCGATCGTCCTCGACGTCGGCACGAACAACGAGGAGCTGCTGGGCGACCCGCAGTACTTCGGCTTCCGCCAGAAGCGGGTGTCGGGCGAGGCGTACTTCGAGTTCGTCGACCAGTTCGTCGAGGCCGTCAAGACGGAGCTGCCCGGGACGCTCCTCCAGTGGGAGGACTTCGCGACGCCGAACGCGCGGCCCCTCCTGAACCGCTACCGCGATTCGCTCCTCACGTTCAACGACGACATCCAGGGCACGGCGGCCGTCGCGCTCGGCGCGCTCCTCGCGGCGACGCGCGTTGCGGGCCGCAGCCTGCCCGAGCAGACGATCGTGTTCCTCGGGGCGGGCTCGGCGGCGATCGGCGTCGCCGACACCCTCCGGGCGGAGATGGTCGCCGAGGGACTGTCCGACGCCGAGGCGCGCCGTCGCTTCTGGATCGTGGACGTGGACGGCCTCCTCCTGGACACGCGGGCGGGGCTCGCCCCCGAGCAGCGCGTCTACGCGCGCGCGGCGGAGGACGTCGCGAGCTGGCCGCGCACGCACCGCGGCGCCGTCGGCCTCGCGGACGTGATCGGCGGCGTCGAGGCTACGGCCCTCATCGGCCTCTCGACGGCGGCCGGCGCCTTCACGGAGGCGATCGTCCGCGCGATGGCGGCGAAGACACCGCGGCCCGTCATCTTCCCGCTCTCGAACCCGACCGCGCGGGCGGAAGCGCGCCCCGAGGACCTCATCAAGTGGACGGACGGGCGCGCGCTCGTCGCCACCGGCTCGCCCTGTCCGCCCGCGGTCCTCGGCGGGCGCGCGTGGATCATTTCCCAGTGCAACAACGTCTTCATCTTCCCGGCCGTCGGCCTCGGCGTCGCCGCCGCGGGCGCGCGGCGCGTTTCGGACGGGATGCTGCTGGCCGCCGCCCGGCGCCTCGCGGAGCTGTCGCCCGCGCTGACGGATCCGGCCGCGTCGCTCCTGCCGCCGCTCGGCGAGCTGCGCAGCGTGGCCGTGGAGGTCGCGTGCGCGGTCGCGGAAGCGGCCGTGCGCGAGGGCCTCGCGCCGGCCGCCGCCGCTGCGCAACTTCGCGCCGGCGTCGTGGCGCGTCAGTGGTTCCCCGCCTACGACGAGGAACCCTGA
- the rsmH gene encoding 16S rRNA (cytosine(1402)-N(4))-methyltransferase RsmH has translation MTEAPGPPRKRRPRYAGTHPRRFDEKYKERDAARYPEEREKVLASGKTPAGSHVPVLVAEVLEALAPTPGDVAVDATLGYGGHASEILKRILPGGRLLALDVDPVELPKASARLAQRAAELGAADAIRTVRRNFAGLRKLLDEEGLARGADLILADLGVSSMQLDDPERGFSWKHDVPLDLRMNPERGQPAGSLLLRMKREEIEDFLRRLADEPEAAGIAAALQETIEARRGPSPLHLQRNLPLPLSLPLLRTSDVAAAVELAYAGRTSRDASEAKKSSLQRTLQAIRILVNDELTALDAFLRDLPFCLAPGGRAAVLTFHSGEDRRVKKAFKAGLEAGLYARVADEVVRATPEERGKNPRSSAAKLRWAVRATRSLPG, from the coding sequence GTGACGGAGGCTCCCGGACCGCCGCGGAAGAGGCGCCCGCGCTACGCGGGGACGCACCCGCGGCGGTTCGACGAGAAGTACAAGGAGCGCGACGCCGCACGCTATCCCGAGGAGCGCGAGAAGGTCCTCGCCTCCGGCAAGACGCCGGCGGGAAGCCACGTGCCCGTCCTCGTCGCCGAGGTGCTCGAGGCGCTCGCGCCCACGCCGGGCGACGTCGCGGTGGATGCGACGCTCGGGTACGGCGGCCACGCATCGGAGATCCTGAAGCGGATCCTCCCCGGCGGCCGGCTCCTCGCGCTGGACGTCGACCCGGTCGAACTGCCGAAGGCGTCCGCGCGGCTCGCGCAGCGAGCCGCCGAGCTCGGGGCCGCCGACGCCATCCGGACCGTCAGGCGCAATTTTGCGGGTCTCCGAAAGCTTCTCGACGAGGAGGGCCTCGCGCGCGGAGCGGACCTGATCCTCGCCGACCTCGGCGTCTCGTCCATGCAGCTCGACGACCCGGAGCGCGGCTTCTCGTGGAAGCACGATGTTCCCCTCGACCTCCGGATGAACCCTGAGCGAGGGCAACCGGCCGGAAGTCTTTTGCTTCGGATGAAGAGGGAGGAGATTGAAGATTTTCTTAGAAGGTTGGCAGACGAGCCAGAAGCGGCGGGGATCGCCGCGGCGCTGCAGGAGACGATCGAAGCGCGCCGCGGCCCCTCCCCTCTTCACCTTCAAAGAAATCTTCCTCTTCCGCTCTCTCTTCCTCTTCTCCGAACCTCGGACGTCGCGGCTGCGGTCGAGCTCGCCTACGCAGGACGAACTTCGCGTGATGCGTCCGAAGCAAAGAAATCCTCCCTCCAGCGGACCCTCCAGGCGATCCGCATCCTCGTGAACGACGAGCTGACGGCCCTCGACGCGTTTCTGCGCGATCTGCCCTTCTGCCTCGCGCCCGGCGGACGCGCCGCGGTCCTCACGTTTCACTCCGGCGAGGACCGGCGCGTGAAAAAGGCCTTCAAGGCAGGCCTCGAAGCGGGGCTCTACGCGCGCGTCGCGGACGAGGTCGTCCGGGCGACGCCGGAAGAGCGGGGCAAGAACCCCCGCTCTTCCGCCGCCAAGCTGCGCTGGGCGGTGCGTGCCACCCGATCACTTCCGGGTTAA
- a CDS encoding alkaline phosphatase family protein: MTRRLTAAPLALALVLATPALLAAPASPAPASAAKPKLAVVISVDGLSQARLESYRPLYTSGFKRLLDEGFALRAARYQHLNTETGPGHASLGTGAPPRVTGIVLNSWFEQGPGGGLVNVYCTDQRDAAGKKIAGPANLRVPTLGDRLVEKLPAARVVSVSAKDRGSIFLAGKNPAHAVYWWDGETGRFQTSAAYRPPPAAAAIVKKYNDTQAGGMLPARLGLVWDKLPEPAATPGAKSYPTAVPAPVVSRYQLPVHGLGFPHDLSTYGRVPAGSPYGYFGGIYRSPFIDVVTADLALAFLNDSGYELGHGDVPDLLAISFSGHDPIAHDYGDESEESRDALRRLDIQIGRVLDALEANYPKGTVLLALSADHGFPTMPEVAKALDKNAKGGRLDTGRDSLGNARDRLNRMLADALCIDRSAKIVGAVDGWSLFYSKAFPYKTVAGACGPAGSPVTSADVDRVLPKIVKSVWEEEIEDVLPVPALAAWPEGPVKTFVLNDFDRERSGDAFVIPRFGVMSSYNPGRGAMHGTHHEYDTHVPLVFWGAVKAGASDAATTPYDLAPTLGRWLGVALPDAVGRPVDLPR; the protein is encoded by the coding sequence ATGACGCGACGTCTCACCGCGGCCCCGCTGGCCCTCGCCCTCGTCCTCGCAACCCCGGCGCTCCTCGCGGCCCCGGCGTCACCGGCGCCCGCATCGGCGGCGAAGCCGAAGCTCGCCGTCGTGATCTCGGTCGACGGCCTCTCGCAGGCCCGGCTCGAGAGCTACCGCCCGCTCTACACGTCGGGCTTCAAGCGTCTTCTCGACGAGGGCTTCGCCCTGCGTGCCGCGCGCTACCAGCACCTGAACACGGAGACGGGCCCCGGCCATGCGTCTCTCGGCACGGGCGCGCCGCCGCGCGTCACGGGCATCGTCCTGAACAGCTGGTTCGAGCAGGGACCGGGCGGCGGGCTCGTGAACGTCTACTGCACCGACCAGAGGGACGCGGCCGGCAAGAAGATCGCGGGTCCGGCGAACCTCCGCGTTCCGACGCTCGGCGACCGGCTCGTGGAGAAGCTCCCGGCGGCTCGCGTCGTGTCCGTTTCCGCGAAGGACCGCGGCTCGATCTTCCTCGCCGGGAAGAACCCGGCACACGCCGTGTACTGGTGGGACGGCGAGACGGGGCGCTTCCAGACGTCCGCGGCGTACAGGCCGCCCCCGGCGGCCGCCGCGATCGTGAAGAAGTACAACGACACGCAGGCCGGCGGAATGCTGCCCGCGCGGCTCGGCCTCGTTTGGGACAAGCTCCCCGAGCCCGCGGCCACGCCCGGGGCAAAGTCCTACCCGACCGCCGTTCCCGCACCCGTCGTCTCGCGCTACCAGCTCCCCGTCCACGGTCTCGGCTTTCCGCACGACCTCTCGACGTACGGCCGCGTCCCGGCCGGTTCCCCATACGGTTACTTCGGCGGCATCTACCGCAGCCCCTTCATAGACGTCGTCACGGCCGACCTCGCTCTCGCGTTCCTGAACGACTCCGGGTACGAACTCGGCCACGGCGACGTCCCGGACCTCCTCGCGATCTCGTTCTCGGGGCACGACCCCATCGCGCACGACTACGGGGACGAGAGCGAGGAGTCTCGCGACGCGCTGCGCCGCCTCGACATCCAGATCGGGCGCGTGCTCGACGCGCTCGAGGCGAACTACCCGAAGGGAACGGTCCTCCTCGCGCTCTCGGCGGACCACGGCTTCCCGACGATGCCCGAGGTCGCAAAGGCCCTCGACAAGAACGCGAAGGGCGGGCGGCTCGACACGGGCCGCGACTCGCTCGGGAACGCGCGCGACCGCCTGAACCGGATGCTCGCCGACGCGCTCTGCATCGACCGCTCCGCGAAGATCGTCGGCGCGGTGGACGGCTGGAGCCTCTTCTACAGCAAGGCGTTCCCGTACAAGACCGTCGCCGGAGCGTGCGGGCCCGCGGGCTCGCCCGTGACGTCCGCCGACGTCGACCGCGTCCTTCCGAAGATCGTCAAGAGCGTCTGGGAGGAGGAGATCGAGGACGTCCTCCCCGTCCCGGCGCTCGCCGCGTGGCCAGAGGGCCCCGTGAAAACGTTCGTGCTGAACGACTTCGACAGGGAGCGTTCCGGCGACGCGTTCGTGATCCCCCGCTTCGGCGTCATGAGCTCGTACAACCCCGGCCGCGGGGCGATGCACGGCACGCACCACGAGTACGACACCCACGTGCCGCTCGTCTTCTGGGGAGCCGTGAAGGCCGGCGCCTCCGACGCGGCGACGACGCCTTACGACCTCGCGCCAACGCTCGGCCGCTGGCTCGGCGTCGCGCTGCCGGACGCGGTCGGCAGGCCGGTCGACCTGCCCCGGTGA
- a CDS encoding DUF47 domain-containing protein has protein sequence MIKLFPREETFLPQFVRAADIIVEAARALDALAGDFTDVSLKVARIKHLEHEGDQVAHQTFGLLSRTWITPIDREDIHALVKALDDVLDFMDAAANRFVLYKIPAPRAGVKQATEILVQSAEAIRRGMGFLGDMKNSPAILEICVEINRLENEADSLNRISIGALFDTEKDPITLLKWKEIYEVLEEATDRCEDVANVLEQIVLKSS, from the coding sequence GTGATCAAGCTGTTCCCCCGCGAGGAGACCTTCCTCCCGCAGTTCGTTCGCGCGGCGGACATCATCGTGGAAGCCGCGCGCGCCCTCGACGCGCTGGCCGGCGACTTCACCGACGTCTCTCTCAAGGTCGCCCGGATCAAGCACCTCGAGCACGAGGGCGACCAGGTCGCGCACCAGACGTTCGGGCTCCTTTCGCGCACGTGGATCACGCCGATCGACCGCGAGGACATCCACGCCCTGGTCAAGGCGCTCGACGACGTCCTCGACTTCATGGACGCCGCCGCGAACCGCTTCGTTCTCTACAAGATCCCGGCGCCCCGGGCCGGCGTCAAGCAGGCGACGGAGATTCTCGTCCAGTCGGCGGAGGCGATCCGCCGCGGGATGGGGTTCCTCGGCGACATGAAGAACTCGCCGGCAATCCTCGAGATCTGCGTCGAGATCAACCGGCTCGAGAACGAGGCGGACAGCCTGAACCGGATCTCGATCGGCGCCCTTTTCGACACGGAGAAGGACCCGATCACCCTCCTGAAATGGAAGGAGATCTACGAAGTCCTCGAGGAAGCGACCGACCGCTGCGAGGACGTCGCGAACGTCCTCGAGCAGATCGTCCTGAAGTCCTCGTAG
- a CDS encoding inorganic phosphate transporter — MSFVLFVVFVALAFDFINGFHDAANSIATVVGTRVLTPKIAVAWAAFFNFVAAFALETRVAKTIGKDIVNPAVVDPLLILAALIGAIVWNLLTWWWGLPSSSSHALIGGFAGAAVVKAGPGVLVMHGLVKTLVFIVLSPMLGMLLGFLLFLAATWIFRRARPEPLDKAFRKVQLVSAAAFSFGHGMNDAQKTMGIIAVLLFSTGHLKSMEIPFWIVLICHAAIGLGTLTGGWRIVRTMGMRITQLKPIGGSCAEFAGAVTLIGASLGGIPVSTTHTITGAIMGVGSVRRLSAVRWGVARTIVFAWILTIPASAVVAGLVWLAASALAR; from the coding sequence ATGTCTTTCGTCCTTTTCGTCGTCTTCGTCGCGCTCGCCTTCGACTTCATCAACGGCTTCCACGACGCCGCGAACTCGATCGCGACGGTCGTCGGAACGCGCGTCCTGACGCCGAAGATCGCCGTCGCCTGGGCCGCCTTCTTCAACTTCGTCGCGGCGTTCGCGCTGGAGACGCGCGTCGCCAAGACGATCGGCAAGGACATCGTGAATCCGGCGGTCGTCGACCCGCTCCTCATCCTCGCGGCGCTCATCGGCGCCATCGTCTGGAACCTCCTGACGTGGTGGTGGGGGCTTCCGTCCTCGTCCTCCCACGCCCTCATCGGCGGCTTCGCGGGCGCGGCCGTCGTGAAGGCGGGCCCCGGCGTCCTCGTGATGCACGGACTCGTCAAGACGCTGGTCTTCATCGTGCTCTCGCCGATGCTCGGCATGCTCCTCGGCTTCCTGCTCTTTCTCGCCGCGACGTGGATCTTCCGGCGGGCGCGGCCCGAGCCGCTCGACAAGGCGTTCCGCAAGGTGCAGCTCGTCTCGGCGGCGGCGTTCTCGTTCGGGCACGGGATGAACGACGCGCAGAAGACGATGGGAATCATCGCGGTGCTGCTCTTCTCGACGGGACACCTGAAGTCGATGGAGATCCCGTTCTGGATCGTCCTGATCTGCCACGCGGCGATCGGCCTCGGGACGCTGACGGGCGGCTGGCGGATCGTGCGGACGATGGGGATGCGGATCACGCAGCTCAAGCCGATCGGCGGCTCGTGCGCCGAGTTCGCGGGCGCCGTCACGCTCATCGGGGCTTCGCTCGGAGGCATCCCGGTGTCGACGACGCACACGATCACGGGCGCGATCATGGGCGTCGGCTCCGTGCGCCGGCTCTCGGCGGTGCGGTGGGGCGTCGCGCGGACGATCGTCTTCGCGTGGATCCTCACGATTCCGGCGTCCGCCGTCGTGGCCGGGCTCGTCTGGCTCGCGGCGTCGGCCCTCGCGCGCTGA
- a CDS encoding class I SAM-dependent rRNA methyltransferase, which produces MQTLTLARGREAAAKRRHPWLFSGSLTRGAPVPGGAVEVRDADGRYVGRGFASPSSPIAARVWTFEDRPLDAALVAGRLDAAVALRAAVVPPDTDGYRLVNAEGDFLPGLVVDRYGRVLSVQATTEGTERARDLWLPALAERFPGATIVQRNDLPSRKGEGLPLEDEVLLGGPLPARAAFRERGLNFVAELAGGQKTGFFLDQRENRHLVRGLSAGRRVLNLFSYSGAFGVAALAGGASRVVHVDVSQPALDLARENHRANGQRVDEPGAEAESVCADVFEDLRVRAAARETWDLIVTDPPAFAKRRGDVDRACRGYKDVNRLAFKLLAPGGFLLACSCSGPVDADLFQKVIFSAALDAGCEARLLEKRGAGPDHPVSIDCPEGEYLKAFLLSR; this is translated from the coding sequence ATGCAGACGCTGACGCTCGCCCGGGGGCGCGAGGCCGCCGCGAAGCGCCGCCATCCGTGGCTCTTCTCGGGCAGCCTCACGCGCGGCGCGCCCGTCCCCGGAGGCGCCGTGGAGGTGCGGGACGCGGACGGCCGGTACGTGGGCCGCGGGTTCGCGTCGCCGTCGTCGCCGATTGCGGCGCGCGTCTGGACGTTCGAGGACCGCCCGCTGGATGCGGCGCTCGTCGCCGGGCGGCTCGACGCGGCCGTCGCGCTGCGCGCGGCCGTGGTCCCGCCCGACACGGACGGCTACCGCCTCGTGAACGCGGAAGGCGACTTTCTGCCGGGTCTCGTCGTGGACCGCTACGGCCGCGTTCTGTCCGTGCAGGCGACGACGGAGGGGACCGAGCGGGCGCGCGACCTCTGGCTGCCGGCGCTCGCGGAGCGGTTTCCCGGCGCGACGATCGTCCAGCGCAACGACCTTCCCTCGCGCAAGGGCGAGGGCCTGCCGCTCGAGGACGAGGTGCTTCTGGGCGGGCCGTTGCCCGCGCGCGCCGCGTTCCGCGAACGCGGGCTGAACTTCGTGGCCGAGCTCGCGGGCGGCCAGAAGACGGGCTTCTTTCTCGACCAGCGCGAGAACCGGCACCTCGTGCGCGGGCTCTCCGCCGGGCGGCGCGTCCTGAACCTCTTCTCGTACTCCGGCGCGTTCGGCGTCGCGGCGCTCGCGGGCGGCGCGTCCCGCGTCGTCCACGTGGACGTCTCGCAGCCCGCGCTCGACCTCGCGCGCGAGAACCACCGCGCGAACGGCCAGCGCGTGGACGAACCCGGTGCCGAAGCCGAGTCCGTCTGCGCGGACGTCTTCGAGGACCTGCGGGTCCGCGCGGCCGCGCGGGAGACGTGGGACCTCATCGTCACGGACCCGCCCGCGTTCGCGAAGAGGCGCGGCGACGTGGACCGCGCCTGCCGCGGCTACAAGGACGTGAACCGCCTCGCGTTCAAGCTCCTCGCGCCCGGCGGGTTCCTCCTCGCGTGCTCGTGCTCGGGCCCCGTGGACGCCGATCTCTTCCAGAAAGTGATCTTCTCGGCCGCGCTCGACGCGGGCTGCGAGGCGCGCCTGCTCGAGAAGCGCGGCGCGGGCCCGGACCACCCCGTGTCGATCGACTGCCCCGAGGGTGAGTACCTGAAGGCGTTCCTCCTCTCGCGCTGA